The stretch of DNA CACCTACATTATTTCTAATTCCATTCTTTTTTTCTTCCGGAGCATGTTCCAAATGTGTTAAAATTTCTTCTAATGAAGCTTCTTCAAACACTGTATCTTTAATTAAGTTATTTAAGTTATTTACATAAGCTTGATGATGTTTGCTATGATGAATTTCCATAGTTTCTTTATCTATTACAGGTTCTAGTGCATCATAAGCATAATTCAATTTTATTAATTCAAATGACATTTTATTCCTCCTAAAATTTTAAAATATTTAAAAACTTATTTGTTTTTCAAGTTTATTTTACCCATAGGAATATCCTTAAAACTTTAATAATGAATATCAATAAAATGACGGTTTATATAAAATATTTTTTTCTATTGAAGTTTTTTAAAAATATGATATACTATGAATTGGAGGTATTTATGAAAATTATAATAGTTGGAGCCGGGAAGGTTGGAGAGTATTTATTTACTGATTTGAATACAGAAGACAATGATATTATTTTAATAGAAAAAAGACAAGAAATACTAAATGAAATGTTATCTAAATATGATATTATGGGAATTTCCGGAAGTGGAACGAACTATGATGTTTTAGAAGAGGCGGGAGTTGCAGATAGCGATGTATTTATTTCTGTAACTGAAAGTGACGAAACAAATATTATATCTTGTATCTTTGCAAAGAATATGGGAGCAAAGTATACTATTGCACGTGTTAGAAATCCGGAATATTCTTCTAAGTCTGGTTTTGTAAAGGAAGTATTGGGAATTGATTTAGTAATTAATCCCGAATTTGTCGCTGCAAGAGAAATTTCCAGAGGGTTAAAGTATCCATTTGCACATTCAGTTGAAACTTTTGCAGATGGGCGAGTGAAGCTTATAGGAATTTCTGTTGGGAAGGACAGTCCATTGAAAGATATCAAAATTTCGGACTTGCAACAAAAGTTTAATATAAAAATTTTAATTGGAATAGTTGAAAGAAAAGATGAAATTTTTATTCCATCAGGAGATTTCATTATTAGAGAAAATGATAAAGTTTATTTCACAGGAACTGATGAATTTGCATATAAATTTTACAATATATTAGAAGGTGGAAATAAAAAGATAGAATCCGTTTTTATAATAGGTGGTAGTAGAATTTCTTACTACTTAATTTCAAACTTAATTCGTGAAAATATTAAAATTAAGCTGGTTGAAGTTAATAGAGATCTGGCAACTTCATTTAGTGAAAAATTTCCATCAAATGTTAAAGTTATTTGTGCAGATGGTTCAGACTCTGATGTTTTAGATGAAGAGGGATTAACAAATTATGATGCTTGTGTAGCATTAACAGGGATTGATGAAGAAAATATTATGTTAGGAATGTTTGCTGAAAAACTTAATGTAAAAAAAGCTGTTGCAAAAGTTAGTAGAATTTCTCTTTTAAATATAATTCCATCTACTGAAAGATTTTCATTTGTTACACCAAAAAGATTAGTTTCTGACATAATAATTAGTGTAGTAAGGTCAATTATTAATAGCGAGGGATCAAATATAGAGACTTTGCATAGATTATCAAATAATGCTGAGGCTGTTGAGATAAAAGTAAATAGAAAATCTAAAGTACTGGATATCCCACTAAAAGAGTTGAAAATAAAAGATAATGTACTTATAGCATACATAATTAGAGATAATAAACTAATTTTCCCAACGGGAGAAGATTCTATAATGGTAAATGATACTGTAATAGTGATTTC from Parvimonas micra encodes:
- the trkA gene encoding Trk system potassium transporter TrkA gives rise to the protein MKIIIVGAGKVGEYLFTDLNTEDNDIILIEKRQEILNEMLSKYDIMGISGSGTNYDVLEEAGVADSDVFISVTESDETNIISCIFAKNMGAKYTIARVRNPEYSSKSGFVKEVLGIDLVINPEFVAAREISRGLKYPFAHSVETFADGRVKLIGISVGKDSPLKDIKISDLQQKFNIKILIGIVERKDEIFIPSGDFIIRENDKVYFTGTDEFAYKFYNILEGGNKKIESVFIIGGSRISYYLISNLIRENIKIKLVEVNRDLATSFSEKFPSNVKVICADGSDSDVLDEEGLTNYDACVALTGIDEENIMLGMFAEKLNVKKAVAKVSRISLLNIIPSTERFSFVTPKRLVSDIIISVVRSIINSEGSNIETLHRLSNNAEAVEIKVNRKSKVLDIPLKELKIKDNVLIAYIIRDNKLIFPTGEDSIMVNDTVIVISKANLIQNIDCILA